In a single window of the Pocillopora verrucosa isolate sample1 chromosome 4, ASM3666991v2, whole genome shotgun sequence genome:
- the LOC136280182 gene encoding uncharacterized protein has translation MNETEEMASMISTEMEPNRQRKCTCCKPSLGRMLSMIMYFLLLLAELVATFTFIYYFGKSVSPVFTSESYLNVSSSTKNASHVFPIQLVRYFGMTEAYSRLIMALNCLDTVNCWIFLGAVFISPHFTGFCPMMKNLIRLPKFWTLLFVFVLFVIGDVIESTSSSIVASVYKFRAMVAVCFTFSLNAFFVTMILGVLNEMKICHMAPGQVHLIFKGALIILCFRLLVYLINTILYLAVILYLIAGVKDSYWRKGGTFTTCVSSFLFLPFYKKGTELVWTKIFHDDKYIIGKIRGPERQDSDLNSTIQTV, from the coding sequence ATGAATGAGACGGAGGAGATGGCCTCGATGATATCAACTGAGATGGAACCAAACCGTCAACGAAAGTGCACTTGCTGCAAGCCCTCCCTCGGCCGGATGCTTTCCATGATTAtgtattttttgcttttgctggCTGAATTAGTGGctactttcactttcatttattattttggaAAATCAGTATCGCCAGTTTTCACTTCGGAGAGTTACTTAAATGTATCATCTAGCACCAAAAATGCCTCTCACGTATTTCCAATACAGCTTGTGCGCTACTTCGGCATGACAGAAGCTTACTCCAGATTGATTATGGCCTTAAATTGTTTGGACACAGTGAACTGTTGGATCTTTCTTGGAGCAGTTTTCATATCTCCGCATTTCACCGGCTTCTGCCCTATGATGAAAAATCTTATTCGTTTGCCGAAATTTTGGACCTTACTATTTGTATTTGTGCTCTTTGTCATAGGGGATGTTATTGAGAGCACAAGTTCCTCAATCGTCGCATCCGTATACAAATTTAGAGCTATGGTAGCAGTTTGCTTTACGTTCTCCCTGAATGCGTTCTTTGTAACAATGATTCTTGGAGTtctgaatgaaatgaaaatttgccATATGGCGCCGGGGCAAGTGCACTTAATATTTAAGGGAGCACTTATTATCTTGTGCTTTCGATTGCTTGTATATTTGATtaatacaatactttatttagCTGTAATCTTATATTTAATCGCTGGAGTGAAGGATAGCTATTGGCGGAAGGGAGGTACGTTTACAACCTGTGTaagtagttttcttttcttgcctttttacaaaaaaggaactgaaCTTGtttggacaaaaatatttcatgatgaCAAGTACATTATAGGGAAGATTAGAGGCCCTGAAAGACAAGACAGTGATCTAAATAGTACCATCCAGACTGTTTAA
- the LOC136280102 gene encoding uncharacterized protein, whose translation MEDIAPKSPAELFQAMCSSQAIQRTLSSDEETETTVDETLLGELADCYHAAGCWETRRQILSIMADKVSFKKLRLWIPDLSSCRFTEAKRHRLTHGRGAPVSSAQAPVMRVSTAQIDHFITFITSAHVIQDLPLGERTITLSSKETIKVPNVIRTMVPERLVKQYLAYCEETGFKALSRSTLLRILSVCAASVRKSLQGLDYIGSSGAEAFDDLCKVAKMLGDAGQGMGWAKQQETNLRESKRYLKSDYKLHVSKSSSVPDHCRPFALSDPKDPAKREGDEMQMLTFVHIFNRAIKTTVLYSE comes from the exons ATGGAAGATATCGCGCCCAAAAGTCCTGCTGAGTTGTTCCAGGCAATGTGTTCCTCGCAAGCCATCCAAAGAACTTTGTCAAGTGACGAGGAAACTGAGACAACTGTCGATGAAACCCTACTAGGAGAGCTTGCTGATTGCTACCACGCTGCTGGATGTTGGGAGACGCGTCGGCAAATTCTGTCTATCATGGCCGATAAAGTGTCGTTTAAGAAGTTGCGACTTTGGATACCAGACCTGTCAAGTTGTCGTTTTACCGAGGCCAAACGTCATCGCCTGACACACGGGAGAGGAGCACCTGTATCGTCAGCGCAAGCGCCTGTGATGCGTGTTTCCACTGCACAAATAGATCACTTTATCACATTTATCACAAGTGCACATGTTATCCAGGACTTGCCCCTCGGGGAAAGGACTATAACGTTGTCATCAAAAGAGACAATCAAAGTTCCCAACGTTATACGAACCATGGTTCCAGAACGATTAGTAAAGCAGTACCTCGCGTATTGTGAGGAGACAGGATTTAAAGCCCTCAGTCGCAGCACCCTATTGCGTATCTTAAGTGTCTGCGCCGCGTCTGTGAGGAAGTCCTTGCAAGGACTCGATTACATTGGTTCTTCAGGGGCAGAGGCATTTGACGATTTATGCAAAGTAGCCAAGATGCTTGGGGACGCTGGGCAAGGGATGGGGTGGGCAAAACAGCAAGAAACCAACCTAAGGGAAAGCAAGCGCTATCTAAAGAGCGACTACAAG TTGCATGTGTCTAAAAGCTCGTCAGTGCCCGATCATTGCAGACCGTTTGCTTTAAGCGACCCCAAGGATCCTGCAAAGCGCGAAGGGGATGAGATGCAAATGCTTACATTTGTACACATTTTTAACCGTGCAATCAAGACAACTGTGCTGTACTCGGAGTGA